A window of Haliscomenobacter hydrossis DSM 1100 contains these coding sequences:
- a CDS encoding XisI protein — MEKVKKYQKIILQVLEEYASIKSPFMPEVENLIIADTKNHHYQLVRMGWYKDRHVHYTVFHFDILDNKVWIQENRTDVKIDEELIEAGIAAKDICSGMEHPAMRRLVEGARA, encoded by the coding sequence ATGGAAAAAGTAAAAAAATACCAGAAAATCATCTTGCAGGTATTGGAAGAATACGCCAGTATCAAGTCTCCGTTCATGCCTGAAGTTGAGAACCTCATCATTGCCGACACCAAAAATCACCACTATCAGCTCGTACGTATGGGCTGGTACAAAGACCGACATGTACATTATACCGTATTCCATTTTGATATTTTAGACAATAAGGTCTGGATTCAAGAGAATCGGACTGATGTGAAGATAGATGAGGAGCTGATTGAGGCAGGGATAGCAGCTAAAGATATTTGTTCGGGGATGGAACATCCAGCGATGCGGAGATTGGTGGAAGGGGCGAGGGCGTAG
- a CDS encoding DUF6602 domain-containing protein, translating into MSNSHYKKLVVSRVGTFIQESKIADKFRHMGLRGEVRESGLGKLIKDLLPATWEIGSGIIIDENDNDSSQMDIVIFYKEALPILFYTASKAAIFPIESCSVVIEVKTTSKATELRKTVRSFNELKLLIPQHEKIVNPTFSLRPIRVYLALDSNLSKKDDFESYKEIDENYDTDPAIEIMCIIGKGLWYFQEFQPDLEEKEFYEHFPRPKIWERDKQKDEKGIWRFIPSDQQYTELVYLLCIITNRSIVPFTHGDLNMIDYLFTFEEIMQFSIKELERKGYFNANSTKR; encoded by the coding sequence ATGAGTAATAGTCACTACAAAAAATTGGTAGTCTCAAGGGTGGGAACATTTATTCAGGAGAGCAAAATCGCTGACAAGTTCAGACATATGGGGCTACGGGGTGAAGTTCGAGAAAGTGGTTTAGGGAAATTAATAAAAGACTTGTTGCCAGCGACTTGGGAAATAGGTTCAGGTATCATTATTGATGAAAACGACAATGATTCAAGTCAAATGGACATTGTTATATTTTATAAGGAAGCATTACCTATTTTGTTTTACACAGCAAGTAAGGCAGCAATCTTTCCCATTGAAAGTTGTTCCGTCGTTATTGAAGTTAAAACCACCTCAAAAGCGACAGAACTTAGAAAAACTGTTAGAAGCTTTAACGAGCTTAAACTACTTATTCCTCAACATGAAAAGATCGTAAACCCTACTTTCTCTTTAAGACCAATTAGAGTTTACTTAGCTTTAGATTCAAATTTATCAAAAAAGGACGATTTTGAAAGCTATAAAGAAATTGATGAAAATTATGATACAGATCCTGCAATTGAAATTATGTGTATTATTGGAAAAGGACTTTGGTACTTCCAAGAATTCCAACCGGATCTCGAAGAAAAAGAATTCTACGAACATTTTCCACGCCCTAAAATTTGGGAGAGAGATAAGCAAAAGGATGAAAAAGGAATATGGCGGTTCATTCCTAGTGACCAACAATATACAGAGTTAGTTTATCTCCTTTGTATAATAACTAATCGCTCGATAGTACCTTTCACTCATGGGGATCTAAATATGATCGACTACCTTTTTACTTTTGAGGAAATAATGCAATTTTCCATTAAAGAGCTGGAAAGAAAGGGGTATTTTAATGCCAATAGTACAAAAAGATAA
- a CDS encoding formylglycine-generating enzyme family protein, with protein MKKQLILISSILLSLLYCSSCISQTTTNHNMVFVRGGTFSMGCTTEQASDCDESEKPIHQVTLSDYYIGKYEVTIQEFKAFVDATNYQTDADKEGWSLVWDGKGMLNKNLVNWKCDTEGNRLSPSEYNRPVIHISSSDAIAYCQWLSQNTGKNYRLPTEAEWEYAARGGNLSKRYKYSGSNNLDEVAWHFDNSGGKIHLVGYKKANELGLYDMSGNVWEWCQDWEGDYKDQPQTNPTGSESDSSCCRIFRGGSWNHGAASCRVSNRSYISPWVSTYNIGFRLAL; from the coding sequence ATGAAAAAACAGTTGATTCTTATTTCTTCAATTTTGCTTAGTCTATTGTATTGTAGCAGTTGTATTTCCCAAACTACCACTAATCATAATATGGTTTTTGTGCGTGGTGGTACATTTAGCATGGGGTGTACTACTGAACAGGCAAGTGATTGTGATGAATCTGAAAAACCAATCCATCAGGTTACGCTTAGTGATTATTACATAGGGAAATATGAAGTAACTATACAAGAGTTTAAAGCCTTTGTTGACGCCACGAATTATCAAACAGATGCAGATAAAGAGGGTTGGAGCTTAGTGTGGGATGGAAAGGGAATGCTGAATAAAAATCTAGTGAACTGGAAGTGTGATACTGAGGGCAATAGACTTTCACCATCTGAGTATAATAGGCCAGTTATTCACATCAGTAGTAGTGATGCTATTGCATATTGTCAATGGCTATCGCAAAATACAGGAAAGAACTATCGTCTACCTACTGAAGCAGAATGGGAGTATGCTGCAAGAGGCGGAAACCTGAGTAAAAGATATAAATATTCTGGTAGCAATAACTTAGATGAAGTAGCTTGGCATTTCGATAATTCTGGGGGTAAAATACATTTAGTTGGATACAAAAAAGCAAATGAACTAGGTTTGTATGACATGAGTGGTAATGTATGGGAATGGTGTCAGGACTGGGAAGGAGATTATAAGGACCAGCCTCAAACTAATCCAACAGGATCAGAATCAGATTCAAGTTGCTGTCGAATTTTTCGTGGTGGAAGTTGGAATCATGGTGCTGCATCATGTCGTGTTTCAAATCGGAGCTATATTTCTCCATGGGTTAGTACTTACAATATAGGTTTTCGTCTAGCCCTTTGA
- a CDS encoding DUF4175 family protein: MAMQDNYRLLIEKLDAFIRKYYVNKLIRGALYSVGTILGLFLIAAVLEYFYYFDTTGRKILFFSFLGVSALALGYWVIDPMLRYFHLGRVISHEKAALIIGDHFTNVKDKLLNVLQLNQQANEVEQKDLILASINQKSEEIKPVPFKAAINLAQNRKYLRYALPPLLVLLVLLFAAPSVIRDSTQRLLQNGKEFLRPAPFAFELNEKKLTVIQYEDYDLEIKVDGSQLPNDVFIVVDDYEYRMTKKNPTEFSYRFNKVEKDVRFSLRGGGVDSRNYLLTVLKKPNIRDFQVKLNYPDYIGRTDEVLQSLGDLVLPVGTQVQWIFNTESTDAIKMLFSRCNKTQLATRQGDDLFLFGKRAMLDETYKLIVSNEALPKGDSVTYSLTIIPDQYPEIRAQTFEDSTDANVKYFAGEASDDYGLRVLTFNYRLRKAKSDPGQLQSITVQRPEGKSTSFEYSFDALELGLKPGDELSYYFEVKDNDAVNGSKAARTGVMIFSMPSIEEMEKRAEQNDDKIKDNLKDALAEAKKLQEEIRRLQEKLLQEKDINWQTRKQLEKLLERQKELEKQIKEAQKAFEENKKNQEQLGETPEELQEKQEMLEELMESLEDPEMKELMEKIEKLMQEMEKDQALEMMEQMKDQNEKRENELERMEELFKQLELEQEINKAADKLDEMAKKQEELSEKTEDKKEAAEQLEKQQEELNKEFEDLEKKMEDIEKKNEELENPQKMDDPKEEMEDIKQDMQDSEKQLEQKQNSKSAKSQKSAAQKMKNQANKMRSQQQANQMEAMQEDMKMLRQLLENLVGLSFDQEDLIKGLNKTEINTPRYVQQVQRQFKIKDDFRVAEDTLNALSKRVFQIESFVTEKVSEIKTNMRESLELLEEREKGMASDRQQRTMKGLNDLALMLSEVLNNMQQQMSGMMSGSQMCQKPGQQKPGQGQGNTPQDKMSPGQQQLNKEMQNAREKMNQKDGQGGPNAKEFAQMAAKQAAIRKALEKQLRKQQQQGKGSKETQDIIDQMDRTETELVNKKLSNETLKRQQDIMTRLLEHEKAERERELDEKRKSDSAQNFERQTPPALQEYLKKRRSEVETYKTVSPALKPYYKSLVEEYFKTLKE, from the coding sequence ATGGCAATGCAAGACAACTACCGACTGTTGATTGAAAAGCTGGACGCTTTCATTCGCAAATATTACGTCAATAAGCTGATCCGTGGCGCTTTATACAGCGTTGGAACGATCCTGGGCTTATTCCTGATTGCGGCAGTGCTCGAATACTTTTACTATTTCGACACTACGGGACGCAAAATCTTGTTCTTTTCCTTCCTGGGGGTCAGTGCACTGGCTCTGGGATATTGGGTAATTGACCCCATGCTGCGCTATTTTCACCTGGGCCGAGTCATCAGCCACGAGAAAGCAGCCCTGATCATTGGCGACCATTTCACCAATGTCAAGGACAAATTGCTCAATGTCCTCCAACTCAATCAACAGGCCAACGAGGTAGAGCAGAAAGACCTGATTCTGGCGAGCATCAACCAGAAGTCGGAGGAAATCAAACCAGTACCCTTCAAAGCCGCCATCAACCTGGCCCAAAACCGCAAGTACCTGCGCTATGCATTGCCCCCGCTGTTGGTACTCCTGGTTTTGCTTTTTGCGGCACCTTCGGTTATTCGCGACAGCACCCAGCGCTTGTTGCAAAACGGTAAAGAATTTCTACGCCCCGCCCCCTTCGCTTTTGAATTGAATGAAAAAAAGCTCACGGTCATCCAATACGAAGATTATGACCTGGAGATCAAAGTCGATGGCAGTCAATTGCCCAACGATGTCTTCATTGTGGTAGACGACTACGAATACCGCATGACCAAAAAGAACCCTACGGAATTCAGCTACCGCTTCAATAAAGTAGAAAAAGATGTGCGCTTTAGCCTCAGAGGTGGGGGTGTAGATTCGCGCAATTACCTCCTCACGGTGCTCAAGAAGCCAAACATTCGGGATTTTCAGGTAAAACTCAATTACCCCGATTACATTGGCCGTACCGATGAAGTGTTGCAAAGCCTGGGCGACCTGGTGCTTCCCGTTGGAACCCAGGTGCAGTGGATTTTTAATACAGAATCTACCGATGCCATCAAAATGCTTTTTTCGCGCTGCAACAAAACCCAACTGGCTACCCGTCAGGGAGATGACCTCTTTTTGTTTGGAAAACGGGCCATGCTGGACGAAACCTATAAGCTCATCGTTTCCAACGAGGCCCTGCCCAAAGGTGACTCGGTGACGTATTCGCTGACGATCATTCCTGACCAATATCCGGAAATTCGGGCGCAGACTTTTGAAGACAGCACGGATGCCAATGTCAAGTACTTTGCGGGTGAAGCCAGCGACGATTATGGCTTGCGGGTGCTCACGTTCAACTACCGCCTCCGCAAAGCCAAAAGTGATCCCGGCCAACTCCAATCCATCACCGTACAACGCCCCGAAGGCAAAAGCACCTCTTTTGAATATTCCTTCGACGCACTGGAACTGGGACTCAAGCCTGGTGATGAATTGAGCTATTACTTTGAGGTAAAAGACAACGACGCCGTCAACGGCAGCAAAGCCGCGCGCACCGGGGTGATGATCTTTTCCATGCCCAGCATCGAAGAGATGGAAAAACGCGCCGAGCAAAACGACGACAAGATCAAAGATAACCTGAAAGACGCTTTGGCCGAAGCCAAAAAATTGCAGGAGGAAATCCGCCGCCTGCAAGAGAAGCTGTTGCAGGAAAAAGACATCAACTGGCAAACCCGCAAACAACTGGAAAAACTCCTGGAGCGCCAAAAAGAACTGGAAAAACAAATCAAGGAAGCCCAAAAAGCTTTTGAAGAAAACAAAAAGAACCAGGAACAGCTTGGCGAAACCCCCGAAGAACTGCAAGAAAAGCAGGAAATGCTGGAAGAACTCATGGAATCCCTCGAAGACCCGGAGATGAAAGAACTCATGGAGAAAATCGAGAAACTCATGCAGGAAATGGAAAAAGACCAGGCCCTGGAGATGATGGAACAAATGAAGGACCAGAACGAAAAGCGGGAAAACGAGTTGGAACGCATGGAGGAACTCTTCAAACAATTGGAACTCGAACAGGAGATCAACAAAGCTGCGGATAAACTGGACGAGATGGCCAAAAAACAGGAGGAGCTGAGCGAAAAAACCGAAGACAAAAAAGAAGCCGCCGAGCAACTGGAAAAACAACAGGAAGAGCTCAATAAAGAATTTGAGGACCTGGAGAAAAAGATGGAGGACATCGAGAAGAAAAACGAAGAACTCGAGAATCCCCAGAAAATGGATGACCCCAAAGAAGAAATGGAGGACATCAAGCAGGACATGCAGGACAGCGAAAAACAGCTGGAGCAAAAGCAAAACAGCAAGTCCGCCAAGTCGCAAAAAAGTGCGGCCCAAAAAATGAAAAACCAGGCCAACAAAATGCGTTCCCAGCAGCAAGCCAATCAAATGGAAGCGATGCAGGAGGACATGAAGATGTTGCGCCAGTTGTTGGAGAACCTCGTGGGCCTTTCCTTTGACCAGGAAGACCTCATCAAGGGCTTGAACAAAACCGAAATCAATACGCCCCGCTACGTGCAGCAGGTACAACGGCAATTCAAAATCAAGGACGATTTCCGCGTGGCCGAAGATACTCTTAATGCCCTCAGCAAGCGGGTCTTCCAGATTGAATCTTTTGTGACGGAAAAAGTGTCCGAGATCAAAACCAATATGCGCGAAAGCCTTGAGTTGCTGGAAGAACGGGAAAAAGGCATGGCCTCCGACCGCCAGCAACGCACCATGAAGGGCCTCAACGACCTGGCACTGATGCTGAGCGAAGTGCTCAACAACATGCAACAACAAATGTCGGGCATGATGTCGGGTAGCCAGATGTGCCAAAAACCGGGTCAACAAAAACCCGGCCAAGGCCAGGGCAATACCCCGCAGGATAAAATGTCGCCCGGGCAGCAGCAACTCAACAAAGAGATGCAGAATGCCCGTGAAAAAATGAACCAAAAGGACGGCCAGGGTGGCCCCAATGCCAAAGAGTTTGCCCAAATGGCTGCCAAACAAGCTGCCATCCGCAAAGCGCTGGAAAAGCAACTGCGCAAACAGCAGCAGCAGGGTAAGGGCAGCAAGGAAACGCAAGACATCATTGACCAAATGGACCGCACGGAAACCGAATTGGTCAACAAGAAGTTGAGCAACGAAACCCTCAAGCGCCAACAAGACATCATGACGCGTTTGCTGGAGCACGAAAAAGCCGAACGCGAACGCGAGCTGGACGAAAAACGCAAGTCGGATTCGGCCCAAAATTTTGAGCGCCAAACGCCTCCGGCTTTGCAGGAATACCTGAAAAAACGCCGCTCCGAGGTGGAAACGTACAAGACGGTGTCACCGGCACTGAAGCCTTATTACAAGTCTTTGGTAGAGGAGTATTTTAAGACGCTGAAGGAGTAG
- a CDS encoding gamma-glutamyltransferase family protein — MRTKMFCSFLSLFIVLSLSAQTTQKPVLHGRHWMAITGKPLAATAGSMTFQKGGNAIDAACAMLAATSTMWDVLSWGGETQALIYNPKTKKVIAINALGVAPTGATADFFKNKGLKYPPGDGPLAAVTPGTPGGLMTMLAEYGKLSLKEVLAPAMQLAEGYPIEKQTADMIERNKAKLKSWPYSKQVFLTHQGQEREAPSPGEIFKQSDLLATLQKLVDTEQAALKAGKSRKEAIYAANERFYKGDIAQEFVRGCQEQGGLITTQDLAKWKVLIEEPTVTDYKGIQVYKLKEWTQGPAMLQALNILENFDLKSMGYNTAKYIHTVYQSMNMAFADRDFYYGDPYVGPEEPIKGLLSKEYAKQRAKLMNLEKNDPKVKPGDPYPFEGKTNPFLPVLEKWNPSPATSALDPSRSNVHSPDYLAGFYAGTTSIQAADEEGWVVSVTPSGGWLPAVIAGKTGVGMSQRMQAFVLDPAENPFNVVEPGKRPRVTLTPSLALKEGKPFLSFAVQGGDSQDQNLLQFFLNVVEFGMNVQEACEAPNINSFQMRSSFDNHDTKPGDILLHENTPPWTRKGLQEMGYKLSYEARTSGPINAIYFDWKHGSFWGGSSNHGEDYGIGW, encoded by the coding sequence ATGCGAACCAAAATGTTCTGCTCGTTTTTGAGCCTCTTCATCGTTTTGAGCCTGTCCGCCCAAACCACCCAAAAGCCCGTCCTGCACGGTCGCCATTGGATGGCGATTACGGGCAAACCACTTGCCGCTACGGCAGGATCGATGACCTTCCAAAAAGGCGGCAACGCCATTGACGCCGCTTGTGCCATGCTGGCCGCTACCAGCACCATGTGGGACGTGCTCAGTTGGGGCGGCGAAACCCAGGCCCTGATTTACAACCCCAAAACCAAAAAAGTCATCGCCATCAACGCCTTGGGCGTAGCACCCACCGGAGCAACGGCTGATTTTTTCAAAAACAAAGGCTTAAAATACCCTCCCGGTGATGGGCCACTCGCGGCGGTAACACCTGGCACCCCCGGCGGACTCATGACGATGCTGGCCGAATACGGCAAACTCAGCCTCAAAGAAGTCCTCGCCCCCGCGATGCAACTCGCCGAAGGCTATCCCATCGAAAAACAAACCGCCGACATGATCGAGCGGAACAAAGCCAAACTCAAATCCTGGCCTTATTCCAAACAAGTGTTTTTGACCCACCAGGGACAGGAACGGGAAGCGCCCAGTCCTGGCGAAATTTTTAAACAAAGCGACCTTTTGGCAACGCTGCAAAAACTGGTCGACACCGAACAAGCCGCGCTCAAGGCTGGCAAGTCACGCAAAGAAGCCATCTACGCCGCTAACGAGCGTTTTTACAAAGGTGACATCGCCCAGGAGTTTGTACGTGGTTGTCAGGAGCAGGGTGGACTCATCACGACCCAGGATCTGGCCAAATGGAAAGTGCTCATCGAAGAGCCTACCGTGACCGATTACAAAGGCATCCAGGTGTACAAACTCAAGGAGTGGACCCAGGGTCCGGCCATGTTGCAGGCTCTGAATATCCTGGAAAATTTCGACCTCAAAAGTATGGGCTACAACACCGCCAAGTACATCCACACGGTGTACCAGTCGATGAACATGGCCTTTGCCGATCGGGATTTTTACTACGGCGACCCCTACGTTGGTCCTGAAGAACCCATCAAAGGGTTGTTGTCCAAAGAATACGCCAAACAACGCGCCAAGTTGATGAATTTGGAAAAAAACGACCCTAAAGTCAAACCCGGCGACCCTTATCCTTTTGAAGGCAAAACCAACCCATTTTTGCCCGTGTTGGAAAAATGGAACCCTAGTCCGGCCACTTCAGCATTGGATCCCAGCCGTAGCAACGTGCACAGCCCGGATTATCTCGCGGGTTTCTACGCGGGTACTACTTCCATTCAGGCCGCTGATGAAGAGGGTTGGGTCGTTTCCGTTACTCCCAGCGGCGGCTGGCTACCCGCGGTGATTGCGGGAAAGACTGGCGTAGGCATGAGCCAAAGAATGCAGGCATTCGTGTTGGATCCCGCAGAAAACCCCTTCAATGTAGTGGAGCCAGGCAAGCGCCCCCGCGTGACCCTGACGCCAAGTTTGGCCCTAAAGGAAGGAAAACCATTTCTTTCCTTCGCTGTACAAGGTGGCGACTCTCAAGACCAAAACCTCTTGCAGTTTTTCCTCAACGTGGTAGAATTTGGCATGAATGTGCAAGAAGCCTGCGAAGCCCCCAACATCAACAGCTTCCAGATGCGCAGTTCTTTTGACAACCACGACACCAAGCCTGGAGACATTTTATTACACGAAAACACCCCACCCTGGACCCGCAAGGGCTTGCAGGAAATGGGCTACAAACTCAGCTACGAAGCCCGAACCTCCGGCCCCATCAATGCCATCTACTTCGACTGGAAACACGGCAGTTTCTGGGGTGGATCGAGCAATCATGGGGAGGATTATGGGATAGGTTGGTAA
- a CDS encoding DUF2157 domain-containing protein: MSKHILTALPELIEAGLISPATADEIVAYYEKKRDHSPNKLLLAFAIFGALLTGLGIILIIAHNWDHFSQMTKTIFAFLPLLIGQVVAGFTILRKPGNMVWQEASAIFLTLSIGASISLVSQIYNLLGDLSSFLFWWTLLSLPLMYLLRSSMASLLFWCGAAYYAAQAGYFERGHSASPWYWLFVLAALPYYYQLSKRAGASNFANFHHLMVPISLVIVFGTESHHHPSIMFLAYMSLFGLLHLLGMWIKSWSPESNISGYQMAGKLGPLGLLMWFSFYSSWGELHFQPNPEPFWMGVELFWFLGLSILFIALQLWLHRQKTEVSSLFNLLPFAFALFFFISMHNPFVSTVLVNLLLLGIGIATVVEGSQKNSIATLNIGMLTLTGLLICRFFDLKIDFVVRGILFIIVGVGFFLGNYWMIKKRKS; encoded by the coding sequence ATGTCCAAACACATCCTCACCGCCCTGCCCGAGCTCATCGAAGCTGGCCTCATCAGCCCCGCAACTGCTGATGAGATTGTGGCGTATTACGAAAAAAAACGGGATCATTCGCCCAATAAATTGCTCCTGGCCTTTGCCATTTTTGGGGCTTTGCTGACGGGCTTGGGCATCATCCTGATCATTGCCCACAACTGGGACCATTTCAGTCAGATGACCAAAACCATTTTTGCCTTTTTGCCGCTGCTGATCGGGCAAGTGGTGGCAGGATTTACCATTTTGCGCAAGCCCGGTAACATGGTGTGGCAGGAAGCCAGTGCCATTTTTCTCACGCTATCGATTGGTGCGAGCATTTCGCTGGTCAGCCAGATTTACAACTTGTTGGGTGACCTGAGTTCGTTTTTATTCTGGTGGACACTGTTGAGCCTGCCCTTGATGTACCTGCTGCGTTCCTCGATGGCCTCGCTTTTGTTTTGGTGTGGCGCGGCTTATTACGCAGCCCAGGCAGGTTATTTTGAGCGTGGGCATTCCGCCAGTCCCTGGTATTGGTTGTTTGTGCTGGCGGCATTGCCGTATTATTATCAGCTGAGCAAACGGGCGGGGGCGAGCAATTTTGCCAATTTTCACCACCTGATGGTGCCTATTTCGCTGGTCATCGTTTTTGGAACCGAATCCCACCACCATCCTTCCATCATGTTTTTGGCTTACATGAGCCTGTTTGGTTTGTTGCACTTGTTGGGGATGTGGATCAAAAGTTGGAGCCCGGAGAGCAACATTTCAGGATATCAAATGGCGGGAAAACTGGGTCCTCTGGGGCTATTGATGTGGTTCAGTTTTTACAGTTCCTGGGGCGAACTCCATTTTCAACCCAACCCGGAACCATTCTGGATGGGTGTAGAGTTATTTTGGTTCCTTGGATTGTCAATCCTGTTTATTGCCTTACAACTTTGGTTGCACCGTCAAAAAACCGAGGTATCCAGCCTGTTTAATTTGTTGCCTTTTGCATTCGCGCTGTTTTTTTTCATCTCTATGCACAACCCCTTTGTCAGTACCGTATTGGTGAATTTGCTGCTGCTGGGGATTGGCATTGCAACGGTGGTAGAAGGCAGTCAAAAAAACTCCATCGCTACCCTCAATATCGGCATGTTGACCCTGACTGGCCTCTTGATTTGCCGTTTTTTTGACCTCAAAATCGACTTCGTCGTACGGGGTATCCTGTTCATCATTGTGGGGGTAGGGTTCTTTCTGGGCAATTATTGGATGATCAAAAAGAGAAAATCATGA
- a CDS encoding element excision factor XisH family protein: MPKRDNFHEKVTSALRKDGWIITNDPLFVPTQGGVNFFIDLGLERIIGAEKNGQNIAVEIKSFDQNTPVYSFYEILGQFLIYELALAEQVSPWELYIAIADLGFKKLDEAPIFNKAIQQFRLKFIIFDPFTETIKQWKK; encoded by the coding sequence ATGCCAAAAAGAGATAATTTTCACGAAAAAGTGACAAGCGCTCTACGAAAAGATGGCTGGATTATCACCAATGACCCGCTTTTTGTGCCTACTCAAGGCGGTGTTAACTTTTTTATCGATTTGGGCCTTGAACGAATCATCGGAGCAGAAAAAAATGGCCAAAACATTGCTGTCGAGATCAAAAGTTTCGATCAAAACACACCTGTTTACAGTTTTTATGAAATATTGGGGCAGTTCCTCATCTATGAATTGGCCTTGGCAGAGCAAGTGAGTCCTTGGGAATTGTACATTGCTATTGCTGATTTGGGCTTCAAAAAACTGGATGAAGCACCCATTTTTAACAAGGCCATCCAGCAATTTAGGTTGAAATTCATTATCTTTGATCCATTCACAGAGACGATAAAGCAATGGAAAAAGTAA
- a CDS encoding GDYXXLXY domain-containing protein has product MNQQYRFGLFVLLALVQLYFPGKMVYDSNKVLWLGQAFKFETRPVDPADPFRGRYVALNFAANQFDGSTENAWKRNDPVFVLLETDAEGYAKIKGLSRNKPAQEEAFVSAKVSYVWKNQVTIFYPFSRFYMEENKAQKAEQIYRRVNAGYALVKVYKGEAVLEDVLVKGKSLRELAR; this is encoded by the coding sequence ATGAACCAGCAATATCGATTTGGATTGTTTGTGCTGCTCGCCCTGGTACAGTTGTATTTTCCAGGCAAAATGGTCTACGACAGCAACAAGGTGTTGTGGTTAGGGCAGGCTTTTAAGTTTGAAACCCGCCCCGTTGATCCGGCTGATCCTTTCCGCGGGCGTTACGTGGCGCTTAATTTTGCGGCCAATCAGTTTGATGGATCAACTGAAAATGCCTGGAAACGCAACGATCCAGTATTTGTTCTGCTCGAAACGGATGCGGAAGGTTACGCCAAAATCAAAGGCTTGAGCCGCAACAAACCAGCGCAGGAAGAAGCATTTGTATCAGCCAAAGTGAGCTACGTATGGAAAAACCAGGTCACGATATTTTACCCCTTTAGCCGTTTTTACATGGAAGAAAACAAGGCGCAAAAGGCCGAACAGATCTATCGCAGGGTCAATGCCGGCTATGCGCTAGTAAAAGTGTACAAGGGAGAAGCGGTGCTGGAGGATGTGCTGGTGAAGGGGAAATCGTTACGTGAGTTGGCGCGGTAG
- a CDS encoding START domain-containing protein has protein sequence MRCLTMLLWLSACLALCNDIVAQNNPWKFRHDHNGVQVYTRKDSATGILELKLRTEVRASLNAVVALATDIPNLKNWAYRLKESHLVRGVNETEGYLYMRTDFPLPFSDRDMVVHYVMKQDPHTKQVTSVSKSAHHLIPEKEGIVRIKILETKWTYTPLPSGMVRLEYQLKSDPAGNIPKWLVNLAADDGPVKSIMGLKQQLGKYEKASVGFLRE, from the coding sequence ATGAGATGCCTGACCATGTTGCTATGGCTAAGTGCCTGTTTAGCCTTATGCAACGATATAGTAGCCCAAAATAATCCTTGGAAATTTCGCCACGACCACAATGGCGTGCAAGTTTATACCCGCAAGGATAGTGCAACCGGAATTCTGGAATTAAAGCTCCGCACGGAGGTTCGCGCCAGCCTAAATGCGGTAGTGGCTTTGGCGACCGACATACCCAATCTAAAAAACTGGGCGTATCGCCTCAAAGAGTCTCATCTGGTTCGCGGCGTCAATGAAACCGAGGGGTATTTGTACATGCGCACCGATTTTCCGCTCCCTTTTTCCGACCGCGATATGGTGGTGCATTATGTCATGAAGCAAGATCCTCACACCAAACAGGTGACTTCGGTGAGCAAATCTGCGCATCACTTGATCCCGGAAAAGGAGGGCATTGTACGCATCAAAATCCTGGAGACCAAGTGGACGTATACGCCACTGCCCAGTGGCATGGTTCGGCTGGAATATCAACTCAAATCCGATCCCGCCGGGAATATCCCTAAATGGCTGGTGAATTTAGCAGCTGATGATGGCCCCGTAAAAAGCATCATGGGACTCAAACAGCAATTGGGCAAGTATGAGAAAGCAAGTGTGGGGTTTTTGCGGGAGTAA